A single genomic interval of Zingiber officinale cultivar Zhangliang chromosome 4A, Zo_v1.1, whole genome shotgun sequence harbors:
- the LOC121972465 gene encoding uncharacterized protein LOC121972465, which yields MAPYEALYGRKCRTPLHWDEVGERAVLGPDIVTHAVELVAKILDKMQAAQSRQKSYVDLRRRNLEFAIGDHVFLKVSPLKGVLRFGKKGKLSPRYIGPFEVLEQIGTRAYRLALPPNLSGVHNVFHVSMLRRYLNSSHIIGHESMQWRPDLSYEEMPKQILKHQIRKLRNKEIKMVKVLWGNHPREEATWEVEKDMQDRYPELFAQSFRLLTRCQALTDLHPRGGVSAAAAELGADFHRVEQIGQGKMRTHSGSRGGFGEDKETQEQTHDAYITGEDVSLDTMEGLRTE from the exons ATGGCTCcatatgaagcgttgtatggaaGGAAATGTCGAACGCCACTGCATTGGGACGAGGTCGGAGAAAGGGCAGTGCTGGGCCCAGACATAGTAACCCATGCTGTGGAGTTGGTAGCTAAGATACTGGACAAAATGCAAGCAGCGCAAAGCCGTCAAAAGAGTTACGTCGATCTGCGACGAAGAAATCTAGAATTTGCAATTGGAGATCATGTATTTCTCAAGGTGTCACCATTGAAGGGGGTGTTGAGGTTCGGGAAGAAGGGGAAGCTCAGTCCAAGGTATATTGGACCATTTGAGGTGTTGGAGCAAATTGGGACCCGAGCGTACCGGCTTGCTTTGCCACCCAATTTGTCAGGGgtccacaatgtgttccatgtatccaTGCTTAGAAGGTATCTTAACTCTTCTCATATAATTGGTCATGAGTCGATGCAGTGGAGACCAGACCTGTCATATGAAGAGATGCCGAAACAAATCCTGAAACATCAAATCCGGAAACTAAgaaacaaggaaattaaaatggtAAAGGTTTTATGGGGGAACCATCCGAGAGAGGAAGCTACATGGGAGGTTGAGAAAGATATGCAGGACCGCTATCCGGAATTATTTG CCCAATCGTTCCGCCTCCTCACGCGTTGCCAAGCCTTGACGGATCTTCACCCTCGCGGTGGAGTGAGTGCGGCGGCGGCGGAGCTGGGTGCCGATTTCCACCGTGTGGAGCAGATCGGACAGGGGAAAATGAGGACACACAGCGGAAGTCGCGGGGGTTTCGGGGAGGACAAGGAAACGCAAGAGCAG actcatgatgcctacattacaggtgaggatgtgTCTCTGGACACGATGGAGGGTCTACGGACGGAGTAG